From one Luteolibacter sp. SL250 genomic stretch:
- a CDS encoding M14 family metallocarboxypeptidase — MSDAFHWTPFHADFFREAQARGFTPTVILETETGPIEAWERKADGPLVYLSAGIHGDEPAGPLAVLELMRADFFCPSIHWIICPALNPDGLAAHTRGNADGIDLNRDYFTRESREADAHVRWLDSIGKPVLFVSLHEDWETSGFYFYELNLTGGPTSHAASILRAVEPWFKPEPGPMIDGHESYEPGWIYHASEPDIPEGWPEAIYLIKKGCPHSFTFETPSSSALEDRVAAHVAGVKAACQKTFVERCAEYGTEA, encoded by the coding sequence ATGAGCGACGCGTTCCACTGGACCCCATTCCACGCGGATTTCTTCCGTGAGGCGCAGGCCCGTGGTTTCACCCCCACGGTGATCCTCGAAACGGAAACCGGCCCGATCGAGGCATGGGAGCGGAAGGCGGACGGCCCGCTGGTCTATCTCTCCGCGGGCATCCACGGTGACGAACCCGCCGGGCCTCTGGCGGTCCTGGAGCTGATGCGGGCGGACTTTTTCTGCCCGTCCATCCACTGGATCATCTGCCCCGCGCTGAATCCCGACGGACTGGCGGCGCACACGCGCGGGAATGCGGATGGCATCGACCTGAACCGCGACTACTTCACCCGGGAGTCCAGGGAGGCGGACGCGCATGTCCGCTGGCTGGACTCCATCGGCAAGCCGGTGCTTTTCGTCTCCCTACATGAGGACTGGGAGACGTCCGGCTTCTATTTCTACGAGCTGAACCTGACAGGCGGCCCCACCAGCCATGCCGCCAGCATCCTGCGGGCGGTGGAGCCGTGGTTCAAACCCGAGCCAGGGCCGATGATCGACGGCCACGAGTCCTACGAGCCGGGCTGGATCTACCACGCGTCGGAGCCGGATATCCCGGAAGGCTGGCCGGAAGCCATCTACCTGATCAAGAAAGGCTGCCCACATTCCTTCACGTTCGAGACTCCCAGCAGCAGCGCGCTGGAGGACAGGGTCGCGGCGCATGTGGCTGGTGTGAAGGCGGCGTGCCAGAAAACCTTCGTGGAACGCTGCGCGGAATACGGAACGGAGGCGTGA
- a CDS encoding MmcQ/YjbR family DNA-binding protein has translation MDLPEAIDLCLSLPGAEETTPFGPDVLVYKVAGKVFALTDPGDYPPRMNLKCDPARAVTLREEYESIIPGYHMNKRHWNTVRIDRSVPGALLQDLIRHSYDLVVASLPKGKRP, from the coding sequence ATGGATCTCCCGGAGGCCATCGACCTCTGCCTTTCACTTCCCGGGGCCGAAGAGACCACTCCCTTCGGCCCCGATGTGCTGGTCTACAAGGTGGCCGGAAAAGTGTTCGCGCTCACGGATCCCGGGGATTACCCGCCGAGGATGAACCTGAAGTGTGATCCCGCACGGGCGGTCACGCTGCGGGAGGAATACGAGTCGATCATCCCCGGCTACCACATGAACAAGCGGCACTGGAACACGGTAAGGATCGACCGCTCGGTGCCAGGCGCGCTCCTGCAGGACTTGATCCGGCATTCGTATGACCTGGTGGTGGCGTCGCTGCCGAAGGGAAAGAGGCCGTAG
- a CDS encoding SUMF1/EgtB/PvdO family nonheme iron enzyme: MFVRTLASVLACAAISSAAEKGPNGHVLIAVPAGEYALGSTDHKLNRPHRFKTEGFRISDAETTNTQFAEFVKATGYRTFAERAGWSLSGGEGSAEWEWKRVEGANWRHPFGPDGPSAETLPDHPVTQISGEDARAYCQWVGGRLPTLDEWETAARAGSTTAYPWGAAFSPKACNIWNGASHLKNTREDGFVLTSPVRSFPPNAWGLHDVIGNVFEYCEGSPPWMTSDLPKKRICGRGGSWWCSAHSCDFFNLLDIGSMVKTASLPNQGFRVVF, from the coding sequence ATGTTCGTTAGGACGCTGGCATCGGTCCTGGCCTGCGCGGCCATTTCCTCCGCTGCGGAAAAAGGGCCGAACGGGCATGTCCTGATCGCCGTGCCAGCGGGGGAATACGCACTCGGCTCCACGGACCACAAGCTGAACCGCCCGCACCGTTTCAAGACGGAGGGCTTCCGGATCTCAGATGCGGAGACGACCAATACCCAGTTCGCGGAGTTCGTGAAAGCGACCGGCTACCGCACCTTTGCAGAGCGTGCGGGGTGGAGTCTCTCCGGAGGCGAAGGTAGTGCGGAGTGGGAATGGAAAAGGGTGGAAGGAGCGAACTGGCGGCATCCGTTCGGCCCGGATGGTCCTTCTGCGGAAACCTTGCCGGACCACCCTGTCACCCAGATTTCAGGTGAAGACGCACGCGCCTACTGCCAGTGGGTGGGGGGAAGGCTTCCGACGCTCGATGAATGGGAAACGGCGGCCCGTGCCGGATCCACCACCGCCTATCCATGGGGAGCCGCATTTTCCCCAAAGGCCTGCAACATCTGGAACGGTGCCAGCCACCTGAAGAACACCCGTGAGGATGGCTTCGTGCTCACCTCCCCGGTCCGCTCCTTTCCGCCGAACGCATGGGGTCTCCATGACGTCATCGGCAACGTCTTCGAATACTGCGAGGGATCACCCCCGTGGATGACCAGCGACCTCCCGAAAAAACGCATCTGCGGCCGCGGCGGCTCCTGGTGGTGCTCCGCCCACTCCTGTGACTTCTTCAACCTGCTTGATATAGGAAGCATGGTCAAAACCGCCTCCCTTCCGAATCAGGGCTTCAGGGTGGTGTTCTGA
- a CDS encoding bile acid:sodium symporter family protein has product MSANVSWFRANGFLLALIGAVILAFLFPAGGGSGAWIPPVIVTNGGIALILFFQGLSLAFGKVKAGAGNWRLHLVIQAFTFGVFPLLGILLDHIVPWFWSSQPRAIRHGLLFLCVLPSTISSSVVFTAIARGNTAGALFNAALSNIIGVVLTPLLVFLLMRGTGSPVTTEFGPLLLKITSLTLFPFSLGMALRSFVRDWADRSKPWFTRISNAVIVYIVYAAFCDSVQGDIWQKYGAAITWPVIIIVVLLFVGVSWLTHGSCRLLRMNREDRIAAYFCAVKKTLAMGVPLAAMIFGRGSELSLILLPTMLYHPLQLLVNGVLANHWAKQRP; this is encoded by the coding sequence ATGAGTGCGAATGTTTCCTGGTTCCGGGCGAATGGTTTCCTGCTGGCTCTCATCGGCGCGGTGATCCTGGCCTTCCTTTTCCCGGCGGGGGGAGGGAGCGGGGCATGGATTCCGCCCGTGATCGTGACAAACGGCGGCATCGCCCTGATCCTGTTTTTCCAGGGCCTTTCGTTGGCATTCGGGAAAGTGAAGGCGGGCGCGGGGAACTGGCGGCTGCACTTGGTCATCCAGGCGTTCACCTTCGGCGTGTTTCCGCTGCTGGGCATTCTGCTGGATCACATCGTGCCGTGGTTCTGGTCCTCCCAGCCGCGGGCCATCCGGCACGGACTGCTGTTCCTCTGCGTGCTGCCGTCCACCATCTCCTCCTCGGTGGTGTTCACCGCCATCGCCCGGGGCAACACCGCCGGCGCGTTGTTCAACGCAGCGCTTTCCAACATCATCGGCGTGGTGCTCACGCCCCTGTTGGTCTTCCTGCTCATGCGTGGGACGGGTAGTCCGGTCACCACGGAGTTCGGCCCGCTGTTGCTGAAGATCACCTCGCTCACACTATTTCCCTTCAGCCTCGGCATGGCGTTGCGGTCCTTTGTGCGGGACTGGGCGGACCGCTCGAAGCCTTGGTTCACCCGCATCAGCAACGCGGTCATCGTCTACATCGTCTATGCCGCGTTCTGCGATTCGGTGCAGGGCGACATCTGGCAGAAATATGGCGCCGCCATCACCTGGCCGGTCATCATCATCGTGGTGCTGCTTTTCGTGGGGGTGTCATGGCTCACCCATGGTTCCTGCCGCTTGCTGCGCATGAACCGGGAGGACCGCATCGCCGCCTACTTCTGCGCCGTGAAAAAGACCCTGGCGATGGGCGTGCCGCTGGCGGCCATGATCTTCGGCCGCGGCTCGGAACTTTCGCTGATCCTCCTGCCCACCATGCTCTACCACCCCCTCCAGCTCCTGGTGAACGGCGTGCTGGCAAACCACTGGGCGAAACAGCGCCCATGA
- the ilvC gene encoding ketol-acid reductoisomerase, with product MAAACKPKHIQRSAMAAKIYTNKDASLAPLKKKTLAVIGFGSQGHAHALNLKDSGLKVIIGLYKKSKSREVAKKLGFEVMDTADAVKAADVIFIATPDTAIPDIYAKDIAANLTKGKTLLFSHGFAVLFGGLKLPKDIDVILVAPKGPGHTVRSQFVDGKGVPGLIAVEQNASGKAKETALAWARGVGCTRAGVFETNFREETVTDLFGEQTVLCGGASALVKAGFEVLVEAGYQPEMAYFECLHELKLIVDLMNESGLAGMRFSISETAEWGDVSVGPKIIDAGVKKRMAKQLKDIENGKFAKDWIAEYKNGYPRFNKIRKEEAAHQIEKTGEKLRSTMSWIKQKKLKKGASQASYVSSSK from the coding sequence ATGGCCGCGGCGTGCAAACCGAAACATATCCAACGATCCGCCATGGCCGCGAAGATCTACACCAACAAGGACGCCTCGCTCGCTCCGCTGAAAAAGAAAACACTCGCCGTGATCGGCTTCGGCTCCCAAGGCCACGCCCACGCGCTGAACCTCAAGGACAGTGGCCTGAAGGTCATCATCGGCCTCTACAAGAAGTCGAAGTCCCGCGAAGTCGCCAAGAAGCTGGGCTTCGAAGTCATGGACACCGCGGATGCGGTCAAGGCAGCGGACGTCATCTTCATCGCCACCCCGGACACTGCGATCCCTGACATCTACGCGAAGGACATCGCCGCCAACCTGACCAAGGGCAAGACCCTCCTGTTCTCCCACGGCTTCGCCGTTCTCTTCGGCGGCCTGAAACTGCCGAAGGACATCGACGTGATCCTCGTCGCGCCAAAGGGACCTGGCCACACCGTCCGCTCCCAGTTCGTGGACGGCAAGGGTGTTCCCGGCCTCATCGCCGTCGAGCAGAACGCTTCCGGCAAGGCGAAGGAAACCGCTCTCGCATGGGCACGCGGCGTCGGCTGCACCCGTGCCGGTGTGTTCGAGACCAACTTCCGCGAAGAAACCGTGACCGACCTCTTCGGTGAGCAGACCGTCCTTTGCGGTGGTGCCTCCGCCCTGGTGAAGGCCGGTTTCGAAGTGCTCGTCGAGGCTGGCTACCAGCCTGAGATGGCCTATTTCGAGTGCCTCCACGAGCTGAAGCTCATCGTGGACCTCATGAACGAGTCCGGCCTGGCCGGCATGCGTTTCTCCATCTCCGAGACCGCCGAGTGGGGCGACGTTTCCGTCGGACCGAAGATCATCGACGCCGGCGTCAAGAAGCGCATGGCCAAGCAGCTCAAGGACATCGAGAACGGCAAGTTCGCCAAGGACTGGATTGCCGAGTACAAGAACGGCTACCCACGCTTCAACAAGATCCGCAAGGAGGAAGCCGCCCACCAGATCGAGAAGACCGGTGAGAAACTCCGGTCCACCATGAGCTGGATCAAACAGAAGAAACTCAAGAAGGGCGCCTCCCAGGCATCCTACGTTTCCTCCTCGAAGTAA
- a CDS encoding dienelactone hydrolase family protein, with protein sequence MMKRLLLLSSLLLSVAHGAPVEKTVTYEQGGVTLEGFHVYDDATSGKRPSVLVIHQWTGPGNYEKGRARQLAELGYNVFVADIYGQGVRPVPPESGKEAGKYKSDRKLFRARLDAALEQLKKDERTDGSKIAAIGYCFGGTGVLELARSGADIAGVVSFHGGLASTPGFAAEKGKVGAKVLVLHGAIDPHVKPEEVAGFEKEFNEAEADWQLTAYSGAVHSFTQKMAGDDPSKGSAYNAKADARSWEAMKVFFAEIFK encoded by the coding sequence ATGATGAAACGCCTCCTTCTCCTCTCTTCCCTCCTCCTGTCCGTTGCCCACGGCGCGCCGGTCGAAAAGACCGTCACCTACGAACAGGGCGGCGTCACCCTCGAAGGGTTCCATGTCTATGACGATGCCACCTCCGGCAAGCGGCCCTCCGTTCTGGTGATCCACCAGTGGACGGGACCGGGCAACTATGAGAAAGGCCGCGCCCGCCAGTTGGCGGAGCTGGGCTACAATGTCTTCGTCGCGGACATCTACGGCCAGGGCGTGCGCCCGGTGCCGCCGGAATCCGGCAAGGAAGCGGGCAAATACAAGTCCGACCGCAAGCTGTTCCGCGCCCGGCTTGATGCCGCGCTGGAGCAACTGAAGAAAGACGAGCGCACCGATGGCTCGAAAATCGCCGCGATCGGCTACTGCTTCGGCGGCACGGGCGTGCTGGAACTGGCGCGCTCCGGAGCGGATATCGCCGGGGTGGTCAGCTTCCACGGCGGCCTGGCATCCACACCCGGCTTCGCCGCGGAGAAGGGCAAGGTGGGAGCGAAGGTGCTGGTGCTCCACGGAGCGATCGACCCGCACGTGAAGCCGGAGGAGGTCGCCGGATTCGAGAAGGAATTCAACGAAGCGGAGGCGGATTGGCAGCTCACCGCCTACTCCGGCGCGGTCCACAGTTTCACCCAAAAAATGGCCGGTGACGATCCATCGAAAGGCTCCGCCTACAATGCGAAGGCGGATGCCCGCTCCTGGGAGGCGATGAAGGTGTTCTTCGCCGAGATCTTCAAATAA
- a CDS encoding MFS transporter has translation MSTADDAIAPNAKRLLWAGFTAILAAGVGFGVRGGLFDTWATQFNFNGSQLGAISLGAGFISFCFGIIIGGIVVDKIGYGKLVIAAFLLHVLSAFVTFAAKPGMSTDAAFQLLYWGTFLFGLANGTLEAVANPLVATLFPKNRTHYLNILHASWPLGMVFGGLIGWFLGGTFAWSWKAQLALYLIPTLVYGVMFLGQSFPKSEASAKGLKLGEMFKDIGLLGTLIVSAMLFLFLRRDVFTPLFGGNAIAANGAALVVALALLGWVASITKFAIGHWLLFVLFIIHALVGSVELGTDGWIQNITGTILNPTEGKILFVFTSLVMFGLRFCAHFIETRIGLKPIGLLLVCAMLGVLGLNLVSAVSSFGAAVGALLVYGFAKTFFWPTMLAVVGDRFPRTGAVAMSLMGGIGMMSVGLFGGPGLGYGRDRFAAEELKAKDAALYESWKSTGNPSQFAVFEPVQSIDPARLGEAKASALAKKQVDAGSKDPAVAALAATHTAEKQTVVEADVKGNRKLLKVDSLIPAAMAVGYLLLLLYFKAIGGYRPLTVDEQN, from the coding sequence ATGAGTACAGCAGACGACGCAATCGCACCAAACGCCAAACGGCTCTTATGGGCCGGCTTCACCGCCATCCTCGCCGCTGGCGTGGGCTTCGGCGTCCGGGGCGGCCTCTTCGACACCTGGGCAACCCAGTTCAACTTCAATGGCTCCCAGCTTGGTGCCATCAGTCTCGGAGCAGGCTTCATCAGCTTCTGTTTCGGCATCATCATCGGCGGTATCGTGGTCGACAAGATCGGTTACGGCAAACTGGTCATCGCCGCCTTCCTACTTCATGTCCTGTCCGCATTTGTGACCTTCGCCGCCAAGCCCGGCATGTCCACGGACGCCGCATTCCAGCTCCTCTACTGGGGCACCTTCCTCTTCGGTCTGGCGAACGGAACGCTGGAAGCCGTTGCCAACCCACTGGTGGCCACGCTGTTCCCGAAAAACCGAACCCACTACCTCAACATTCTACATGCTAGCTGGCCGCTCGGAATGGTGTTCGGCGGCCTGATCGGCTGGTTCCTCGGTGGCACCTTCGCCTGGTCCTGGAAGGCCCAGCTCGCCCTTTATCTTATCCCGACGCTGGTTTACGGTGTGATGTTCCTCGGCCAATCCTTCCCAAAATCAGAAGCCTCTGCCAAGGGCCTCAAGCTCGGCGAGATGTTCAAGGACATCGGCCTTCTCGGCACGCTCATCGTGTCTGCCATGCTTTTCCTCTTCCTGCGCCGCGATGTCTTCACTCCTCTCTTCGGTGGTAACGCCATCGCAGCAAACGGTGCCGCACTCGTTGTCGCCCTTGCTCTCTTGGGTTGGGTCGCATCCATCACGAAGTTCGCAATCGGTCACTGGCTGCTCTTTGTTCTCTTCATCATCCATGCCCTGGTCGGCAGCGTCGAACTGGGCACCGACGGCTGGATCCAGAATATCACCGGCACGATTCTCAACCCGACTGAAGGGAAGATCCTATTCGTCTTTACCTCTCTGGTGATGTTCGGTCTGCGCTTCTGCGCCCACTTCATCGAAACCCGCATCGGCCTCAAGCCAATCGGCCTGCTGCTGGTCTGCGCTATGCTGGGCGTCCTTGGCCTGAACCTCGTCAGCGCCGTCTCCAGCTTCGGTGCCGCGGTTGGTGCACTGTTGGTCTACGGTTTCGCCAAGACCTTCTTCTGGCCAACCATGCTGGCCGTGGTCGGTGACCGTTTCCCCCGCACAGGTGCGGTGGCAATGAGCCTCATGGGCGGTATCGGCATGATGTCCGTTGGCCTCTTCGGTGGTCCTGGCTTGGGCTATGGCCGCGACCGTTTCGCTGCGGAAGAACTGAAAGCCAAGGATGCAGCTCTCTATGAATCCTGGAAGAGCACTGGCAACCCGAGCCAATTCGCGGTCTTCGAACCGGTGCAATCGATCGATCCTGCGCGCCTCGGCGAGGCGAAAGCATCCGCCTTGGCAAAGAAGCAGGTTGATGCAGGCTCGAAAGACCCAGCGGTAGCCGCGTTGGCTGCCACTCATACGGCTGAAAAGCAAACGGTGGTAGAGGCGGACGTGAAGGGTAACCGCAAATTGCTCAAGGTGGACTCCTTGATCCCCGCCGCCATGGCGGTCGGCTATCTCCTCCTGCTCCTCTACTTCAAGGCCATCGGCGGTTACCGTCCACTCACCGTGGACGAGCAGAACTGA
- the rpsB gene encoding 30S ribosomal protein S2 — MINELISEMVDAGVHYGHQTKKWNPRMKPFLMKDKGGIYIINLEKTVQQLDKASDFLADLVGKGKKILFVGCKRQAQDAIREAAEATGQHYVNHRWLGGMLTNSATVRKSIERLKYLENIEKQPEFKAMSKKELAALGREREKLLRNLRGVRDLDKKPDAVVIVDSARETIAVAEARRLNIPIVAIVDTNADPAVVDYPIPGNDDAIRSIRIILQNLVDGMVAARKN; from the coding sequence ACCCGCGCATGAAGCCCTTCCTCATGAAGGACAAAGGCGGAATCTACATCATCAACCTGGAAAAGACCGTCCAACAACTGGACAAGGCCTCCGATTTCCTCGCTGACCTCGTCGGCAAGGGCAAAAAGATCCTCTTCGTCGGCTGCAAGCGCCAGGCACAGGACGCCATCCGCGAAGCCGCGGAAGCGACCGGCCAACACTACGTCAACCACCGCTGGCTCGGCGGCATGCTGACCAACAGCGCCACCGTCCGCAAATCCATCGAGCGCCTCAAGTATCTCGAAAACATCGAGAAGCAGCCTGAGTTCAAGGCGATGTCCAAGAAGGAACTCGCCGCCCTCGGCCGCGAGCGCGAGAAGCTGCTGCGCAACCTGCGCGGCGTCCGCGACCTGGACAAGAAGCCTGACGCCGTGGTCATCGTGGACTCCGCCCGCGAAACCATCGCCGTGGCTGAAGCCCGCCGCCTGAACATCCCGATCGTCGCCATCGTGGACACCAACGCCGACCCGGCCGTGGTGGACTACCCGATCCCCGGCAACGACGACGCGATCCGCTCGATCCGCATCATCCTCCAGAATCTGGTCGATGGCATGGTCGCAGCCCGCAAGAACTAA
- a CDS encoding M23 family metallopeptidase, which yields MDCGAMTHGGSNFPKLLLLLLFTLFSGAMCVSAQVKVNLADGFDFPVGKPDASGYYKARGLRLGSPQHFGEDWNGRSGGDSDLGDPVYNIGEGIVTFAYDVAQGWGNVVIIRHAYRDPANGQVKYCDALYGHLQKIMTTVGSKVKRGQQIGTIGSNRGMYPAHLHFEIRHNITIGMQRSSVPATLQHWADPTQFINKYRRLNREWRAVEVPTRTYQEYAGRKGL from the coding sequence GTGGACTGTGGAGCGATGACCCATGGTGGTTCCAATTTTCCGAAACTCCTTCTCCTGCTGCTTTTCACGCTGTTTTCGGGCGCGATGTGCGTGTCGGCACAGGTGAAGGTGAACCTGGCGGACGGGTTCGACTTCCCCGTTGGGAAGCCGGATGCGTCCGGCTACTACAAGGCGCGGGGGCTGCGCCTTGGCTCCCCCCAGCACTTCGGTGAGGACTGGAACGGCCGGAGTGGCGGCGACAGTGATCTGGGTGACCCCGTCTATAACATCGGGGAGGGTATCGTGACGTTCGCCTACGACGTCGCGCAGGGCTGGGGCAACGTGGTGATCATCCGCCATGCCTACCGGGATCCGGCGAACGGGCAGGTGAAATACTGCGACGCCCTCTACGGCCACCTGCAGAAGATCATGACGACGGTGGGCAGCAAGGTGAAGCGGGGTCAGCAGATCGGCACCATCGGCAGCAACCGGGGCATGTATCCGGCCCACCTCCATTTCGAGATCCGCCACAACATCACCATCGGCATGCAGCGGAGCTCGGTCCCCGCCACCCTTCAGCACTGGGCGGATCCCACACAGTTCATCAACAAATACCGGCGGCTGAACCGCGAATGGCGCGCCGTCGAGGTCCCCACTAGGACCTACCAGGAGTACGCGGGCCGCAAGGGGTTGTGA
- the tsf gene encoding translation elongation factor Ts has protein sequence MITAATVKELRDKTNAGMMDCKKVLNETNGDIEAAIKLLRERGIVKAASKSDRAATEGIITSRVASDSKSGVLLEINCETDFVSRNENFQAFVAEVADAVASSKAADLDAALEVQKGDINVGDYVKTKVLELGENIQFRKYVRFDAAPGGVVVSYIHMGGKVGVLLEVGTTKEETASQDAFKELIKDLTLHIAAAAPKGLSRADIPAEVADAEKEIYRARLAESGKPANIIENILVGQMNKFFAESCFLEQGFVKDDKVTINKLVEETGKSLGDTITVTRFVRFGLGE, from the coding sequence ATGATCACCGCTGCCACCGTCAAAGAACTTCGCGACAAAACCAACGCCGGCATGATGGACTGCAAGAAGGTCCTCAACGAAACCAACGGCGACATCGAAGCCGCCATCAAGCTCCTCCGTGAGCGTGGCATCGTGAAGGCCGCCTCGAAAAGCGACCGCGCCGCCACCGAAGGCATCATCACCTCCCGCGTCGCCTCCGACAGCAAGTCCGGCGTCCTGCTCGAAATCAACTGCGAGACCGACTTCGTCTCCCGCAACGAGAACTTCCAGGCCTTCGTCGCCGAAGTCGCCGACGCCGTCGCTTCGTCGAAGGCCGCCGATCTCGACGCCGCTCTGGAAGTCCAGAAGGGTGACATCAACGTGGGTGACTACGTGAAGACCAAGGTTCTCGAGCTGGGCGAAAACATCCAGTTCCGCAAGTACGTCCGCTTCGACGCCGCTCCCGGCGGAGTCGTGGTTTCCTACATCCACATGGGTGGCAAGGTCGGCGTGCTTCTCGAAGTGGGCACCACCAAGGAAGAAACCGCTTCCCAGGACGCCTTCAAGGAACTCATCAAGGACCTCACCCTCCACATCGCCGCCGCCGCACCGAAGGGCCTGTCCCGCGCGGATATCCCGGCTGAAGTGGCTGACGCCGAGAAGGAAATCTACCGCGCCCGCCTGGCGGAAAGCGGCAAGCCTGCCAACATCATCGAGAACATCCTCGTCGGCCAGATGAACAAGTTCTTCGCCGAAAGCTGCTTCCTGGAGCAAGGCTTCGTGAAGGATGACAAGGTCACCATCAACAAGCTGGTCGAAGAAACCGGCAAGTCCCTGGGTGACACCATCACCGTGACCCGCTTCGTCCGCTTCGGACTCGGCGAGTAA